One segment of Synechococcus sp. A15-24 DNA contains the following:
- a CDS encoding type III pantothenate kinase, with protein MASRALLIGNSRWHWATQRGERWSFDHAAPDPLRIDTTNLIWAAVGEVPAALEGAQESRLQLENVPLEGCPPWLGVDRALGAWGAWRRQRSQGGDLDQGLLLADAGTVLSLTLLDAHGRFRGGRLMPGLRLQLQAMASGTALLPSVARQQRTDDLFPSGTAEAMCQGVMQGLAAAVVDAYQSSGACLWLCGGDAPWLEKELSRRGVSAQSNKNLQLQAMVDLIPVIKPAPSR; from the coding sequence ATGGCCTCACGTGCCCTGCTGATCGGCAACAGCCGCTGGCACTGGGCCACCCAGCGCGGAGAGCGCTGGAGTTTTGACCATGCCGCGCCTGATCCGCTGCGGATCGACACCACCAACCTGATCTGGGCGGCTGTGGGAGAGGTCCCAGCAGCTCTGGAGGGCGCCCAGGAGTCCCGACTGCAACTTGAGAATGTGCCCCTGGAGGGTTGTCCGCCCTGGCTGGGTGTCGATCGTGCCCTCGGGGCCTGGGGTGCCTGGCGACGTCAACGTTCCCAAGGCGGTGACCTGGATCAGGGGCTGTTGCTGGCCGATGCCGGCACCGTTCTCAGCCTCACTCTGCTCGACGCCCATGGCCGCTTTCGCGGTGGCCGTCTGATGCCTGGATTGCGGTTGCAGCTTCAGGCGATGGCATCGGGGACGGCCTTGCTGCCCTCCGTGGCTCGTCAACAGCGAACCGATGATCTATTCCCCAGCGGCACCGCAGAGGCGATGTGCCAAGGGGTGATGCAGGGCTTGGCAGCTGCCGTTGTGGACGCGTATCAGAGCAGTGGGGCCTGCCTCTGGCTCTGCGGTGGAGATGCACCCTGGCTGGAGAAGGAGCTGTCCCGTCGGGGTGTATCAGCTCAGTCCAATAAAAACTTGCAGCTGCAGGCCATGGTCGACTTGATCCCTGTAATCAAGCCAGCTCCAAGTCGCTGA
- a CDS encoding phosphoadenylyl-sulfate reductase: MTGVLVRDNLDADRGSLEPLSPQDRLAWAHQRFGSGFALTTSFGIQSAVLLHMLSQLPEGDAVPVIWVDTGYLPEETYRYGAQLTELLSIRLMVVQSAMSPARMEALHGRLWDTGQLDDLEKYHQIRKVEPLDRALAQLEVSCWASGVRRGQTDHRRAMTVLDPIRERLSLRPLLDWTQKDIYYYMEDNNLPQHPLFEQGYSTVGDWHSSAPDGAELSGRNTRFGGLKQECGIHVPQEAVEGLMGDGI; this comes from the coding sequence ATGACGGGCGTGTTGGTTCGGGACAATCTCGATGCGGACCGCGGCAGCCTGGAGCCGTTAAGTCCTCAGGATCGACTGGCTTGGGCACACCAGCGCTTCGGATCCGGATTTGCTCTCACCACTAGCTTCGGCATCCAATCGGCGGTGCTGCTGCACATGCTCAGCCAACTGCCGGAGGGTGACGCCGTCCCTGTGATCTGGGTGGACACGGGCTATCTGCCGGAGGAGACCTACCGCTATGGCGCCCAGCTCACGGAGCTGCTCAGCATCCGCCTGATGGTGGTTCAAAGCGCGATGTCGCCGGCTCGGATGGAGGCTCTGCATGGACGCCTCTGGGACACCGGACAGCTTGATGATCTTGAGAAGTATCACCAGATCCGCAAGGTGGAGCCCCTGGATCGGGCTTTGGCGCAACTGGAGGTGAGCTGCTGGGCCAGCGGCGTGCGTCGTGGCCAAACCGACCACCGCCGCGCGATGACCGTGCTGGACCCGATCCGAGAGCGGCTGTCTCTGCGTCCGCTGTTGGATTGGACCCAGAAGGACATCTACTACTACATGGAGGACAACAACCTGCCGCAGCACCCGTTGTTCGAGCAGGGGTACTCAACCGTGGGGGATTGGCACTCCAGTGCTCCGGATGGCGCTGAGCTCAGCGGACGCAACACCCGTTTCGGGGGGCTCAAACAGGAATGCGGGATCCACGTTCCCCAGGAGGCCGTGGAAGGCTTGATGGGGGATGGGATCTAG